From a single Brassica napus cultivar Da-Ae chromosome C9, Da-Ae, whole genome shotgun sequence genomic region:
- the LOC106365044 gene encoding probable NOT transcription complex subunit VIP2 has protein sequence MVLASNLPDGSGRSFDASYSGAPSPSFHHSGGSLQGLHNLHGSYNVGNMRGTLSSRNSSMNSIPSPGVQQPNGSFPVKDLIQVTYMLLSLSYLIIAHMGIPESQTEDELMELVVLFLGFSPRLSNRNSVPMGMSQLLANAGPRITSNAMGNMVGGGNSRNISSGGLSIPGLSSRLNLGANSGSGLSVQGQNRMLGGLPQVLHGELLSWQCYARIFILQTDQPCPVLLSS, from the exons ATGGTTTTAGCTTCGAATCTACCAGATGGGTCGGGGAGATCTTTTGATGCTTCGTATTCTGGTGCGCCGTCTCCCAGTTTTCATCATTCTGGTG GAAGTCTTCAGGGACTTCATAATCTTCATGGGAGCTATAATGTTGGGAACATGCGAGGTACACTTTCATCAAGAAACTCAAGTATGAATAGTATACCATCTCCCGGTGTGCAACAACCTAATGGGAGTTTTCCAGTAAAGGATTTGATTCAAGTAACATACATGTTGCTCTCTCTCAG TTATCTCATAATAGCTCACATGGGCATTCCAGAATCCCAAACAGAGGATGAATTAATGGAGTTGGTGGTTCTATTCCTGGGGTTCTCTCCACGTCTCAGTAATCGGAATAGTGTTCCAATGGGAATGTCCCAATTGTTGGCAAACGCAGGTCCTCGAATAACATCAAATGCAATGGGGAACATGGTTGGTGGAGGTAACTCGAGGAATATTAGCTCTGGTGGATTGTCTATTCCTGGCCTTTCGTCGCGTCTAAATTTGGGAGCTAATAGTGGATCAGGGTTAAGTGTTCAGGGACAGAACCGAATGCTGGGTGGACTTCCTCAAG TTCTGCATGGAGAGCTCTTGAGTTGGCAATGTTATGCGCGGATCTTCATTCTACAAACCGACCAACCATGTCCCGTGTTATTATCGAGCTAA
- the LOC106362916 gene encoding stem-specific protein TSJT1-like isoform X2 — MTKKKTPQILKTDTTLKLAEKWVANMSMPAEDDPIEAQQEARPPRSFGAKDEIFCLFQGSLDNLGSLKQQYGLAKNANEVLLVIEAYKTLRDRAPYPANHVVSYLSGDFAFVVFDKSTSTLFVASVSSF, encoded by the exons ATGACAAAGAAGAAAACACCACAGATTCTCAAGACAGATACGACACTAAAACTT GCTGAGAAGTGGGTTGCCAACATGTCGATGCCTGCAGAGGATGATCCTATTGAGGCTCAACAAGAAGCTCGACCACCCAG GTCATTTGGGGCCAAGGATGAGATATTCTGCTTGTTTCAAGGCTCACTTGACAACCTAGGAAGCTTGAAGCAGCAATATGGGCTTGCCAAGAATGCAAACGAGGTTCTCTTGGTCATCGAGGCTTACAAGACTCTCCGTGACAGAGCTCCTTACCCGGCTAACCACGTTGTGTCATACCTAAGTGGCGATTTCGCTTTTGTGGTGTTTGATAAATCCACCTCCACTCTGTTTGTAGCCTCTGTAAGTTCTTTTTAA
- the LOC106362916 gene encoding stem-specific protein TSJT1-like isoform X1 has translation MTKKKTPQILKTDTTLKLAEKWVANMSMPAEDDPIEAQQEARPPSLKQQYELTEATNRVSFGAKDEIFCLFQGSLDNLGSLKQQYGLAKNANEVLLVIEAYKTLRDRAPYPANHVVSYLSGDFAFVVFDKSTSTLFVASVSSF, from the exons ATGACAAAGAAGAAAACACCACAGATTCTCAAGACAGATACGACACTAAAACTT GCTGAGAAGTGGGTTGCCAACATGTCGATGCCTGCAGAGGATGATCCTATTGAGGCTCAACAAGAAGCTCGACCACCCAG CTTGAAGCAGCAATATGAGCTTACAGAGGCTACAAACAGAGT GTCATTTGGGGCCAAGGATGAGATATTCTGCTTGTTTCAAGGCTCACTTGACAACCTAGGAAGCTTGAAGCAGCAATATGGGCTTGCCAAGAATGCAAACGAGGTTCTCTTGGTCATCGAGGCTTACAAGACTCTCCGTGACAGAGCTCCTTACCCGGCTAACCACGTTGTGTCATACCTAAGTGGCGATTTCGCTTTTGTGGTGTTTGATAAATCCACCTCCACTCTGTTTGTAGCCTCTGTAAGTTCTTTTTAA